AAATCTAGCTTAAATAAGCATTGTCGTCCAACCTTTGATCAAATTAGAGAAGGAAAAACTCGAAAGCTTCCTGTTATTGACTTCACTAATCTCAATAATTTGAGAGGCAGCAGTCCTAATTGGGAGGCAGTAAAATCCAAAGTTCACAAGGCACTAGTAGACTATGGTTGCTTTGAAGCAATTTTTGATAAAGTTCCTATAGATCTTCGCAAGGAAATATTTGGTGCACTAGAAGAGGTGTTTGATCTCCCTCTACAAACCAAGCAACTCAACGTGTCTAAGAAGCCCTTTCATGGTTACTTTGGACAGCATCCTGTGATCCCACTTTTTGAGAGCATGGGCATTGATGATGCAAATGTCTCTGAAAAAGTAGAAAACATGACCAAAATCTTGTGGCCTGATGGAAACCCAAGTTTTAGGCAAGTACTCATTTTAATTTGAAAAGCTTAGCTTTTTAgactatgttttctttaattaaatttatggaGCCTATATTTGCTTTTTCCtatttcttaattttcttttcaatttggcAGCAAAACAATAAATTCATTCTCTGAGCATGTATCAGAGTTGGACCAGATTATTAGGAAGATGGTTTTGGAGAGCTTGGGTGTTGAACGGTACTTGGATGAGCACTTAACCAATTACCTCCTCCGGGTTATGAAATACACTGCCCCTCAAACTACTGACACAAGAAAATGCCTCACCAGTCACACAGACAAAAACATTGTGACCATATTGTACCAAAATCAAGTGGAGGGTTTGGAGGTGCTGACCAAAGATGGCGAATGGTTAAGCTACAAGCCTTCCCCAGAAAGTTTCTTTGTTGTGATTGGTGAAGCTCTCCATGTAAGTTCTATTTACCTTCTCTccataaaacaaataaataaaccaTACCAACTACCTTAGTTGGTTCTGGTGACACATGTCTAATTCTTCTTAAGTAAGATCTCTTGTTTGTATATTATAAATGGAAAACCCATTGCTGGGAGAGCTAACTCAACATGACATGAATGTTCGCAGTTTGAACAAAGATGTTTCTCGTGGAGATACATGTAGCATAAAAAAACATACCAACTGTCATGACTAGTATACTAACAATAAGTATTATTACCATTTGATATTATGATTGGATCATATTGAAAATTTATGATTTATGATGTTGTCTTGTGAAATTTGAAGGCATGGTCAAATGGGAGGTTGCATTCACCCTTTCACCGAGTGATGATGACGGGGAACGAAGCTAGATACTCTACAGGGCTGTTCTCCGTTCCCAAGGGAGGGTACATTATAAAAACCCCGGAGGAGCTGGTGGATGAGGAGCACCCTCTTCTGTTTAAGGGTTTTGATTATGCTGAGTTTGTCAAGTATTATCAAACTGAAGAAGGCAAGAGAGATCAGTTTGCTCTGCGCACTTACTGTggagtttgaactttgaactgtCAGTCATTGACCGTGTTACGTAATTGTGTTGTGGATTCAAATGTTCCCTAGACAAATTACCATGAACTTAATTAAACTCCACCTATGTATTTGCAATCATAGAGTGTGTACCATAGAAGTGTTGTATGCTTAAGCTTAATGTTCCCAAAAAATGTACCTTGGACTCAATAAAACTCTTAGCTATATGTATTTGCAGTGAATTTCTCCATTTTGATCACACATAGTTACGTTATTTAAGTCACAAGCATTGATTCTTAGTTCCAGAGTATTCACAAAATAGCTTTTACGCACTCTGGTTATACTCAATCCTTATTCTGTTCATGATTCGACGGGTACGCAATTTATCTCATTTTATTTGGTGTTCTATAATCATGTATGAGTTTCAATTTATTATGCTTTCTCATCACTGCTTCTTTACTTTGGAGATTGATTAACTTTTCTTAAACCGTTCCAGAGGATTTTGTGAAATTAAAGTGCCTCTACTTTTCAACCACTCAACAATTTCGATCACACAGTTTAGTTTCATATTGCTCATCAAAGCATTTataatcttcaattaattaaCCATGTCCAAAAGCAATACACTTGCATAAGACTGAGGGTTATCTCCGATTGCAAATAGATCTTCAATTTCAATCAGGATTCAGCAAATTTCTCAGTAACAAGCATTGGAATaaacaaacaaagcaataagAAATGCAATAGCGGCGTAGGAAGATCAAATTCATCAGTTACCTTTGCGTTTGTTGCAGTAGGGGCATGCCGCGCGACTGAAGGCAGAgagcaaaattttattttcgcGCCCAGCGTCAAAGCCTCAGCCCTCAAAGGGGAGAAAAGTGAATGTATGCTGGCGATTGCAacttataggtaaatgttagttgttagtaaattatgATAAATTATCGGTTCCAACTTTAGGAACAACCACTTATATTAGCTGCGTGTGTTTGGGAAATTGTGgtcctcatttttctttttcaatcatGTGATCTCACCTAACACGAATCTAGCTTATTTATTAATAGATCAACACTATTAATCAAGGTATCCCATATTTGATAGTggtgaaatcaat
This portion of the Lotus japonicus ecotype B-129 chromosome 3, LjGifu_v1.2 genome encodes:
- the LOC130744709 gene encoding probable 2-oxoglutarate-dependent dioxygenase AOP1 — encoded protein: MTITFGLKSSLNKHCRPTFDQIREGKTRKLPVIDFTNLNNLRGSSPNWEAVKSKVHKALVDYGCFEAIFDKVPIDLRKEIFGALEEVFDLPLQTKQLNVSKKPFHGYFGQHPVIPLFESMGIDDANVSEKVENMTKILWPDGNPSFSKTINSFSEHVSELDQIIRKMVLESLGVERYLDEHLTNYLLRVMKYTAPQTTDTRKCLTSHTDKNIVTILYQNQVEGLEVLTKDGEWLSYKPSPESFFVVIGEALHAWSNGRLHSPFHRVMMTGNEARYSTGLFSVPKGGYIIKTPEELVDEEHPLLFKGFDYAEFVKYYQTEEGKRDQFALRTYCGV